The nucleotide window GTGGACGGCCTCACCCTCATCGAGCCGGGCTACGAGATGCCGCACCCGACGCTCCCGGCGGTACGGGTGCTGCGGCGCGACGACCTCTGGACGCAGCCCATCAGCAAGGTGCTGCTGCGCCACCCCCTGCTGTCCGACGACGAGTTGGCGACCGCCGCGCGCGGAGCGGTGGGTTCCCTCGCCAGTGTCACGATGTCCGGCCCCGGTACCGTCGAACTCCAGCCATGCGGCACCACGAAGGCGACGGGGCTCGCGTTGGCCGCCGAGCATCTGGGCCTGACGTCCGCGCAGACCGTCGCCTTCGGGGACATGCCCAACGACATCCCCATGTTCGACTGGGCGGCGCGCGGGGTCGCGATGGCCAACGCGCACCCCGAACTGAAGGCGGTCGCCGACGAGATCACCCTCTCGAACGAGGACGACGGCATCGCGGTGGTCCTGGAGCGGATGTTCTCCGACCGCCCCCGCCCCGGCCCCGGCCCCGGTACCGGCCGGGGCGCGGGTCCGGGTTCCGGTCAGTAGGCCCCGAAGACGTTGTCGATGGAGCCGTACCTGGCGGCGGCGTAGTTGCACGCGGCCGTGATGTTGGCGACCGGGTCGAAGGGGTCGAGCGACGTGCCGGACACGTGGTACGCCGCGAAGGTGGGGTCGATGACCTGGAGGAGCCCCTTGGACGGCGTACCGGCGACCGCGTTGGAGTCCCAGTTGTTCATGGCCTGCGGGTTGCCCGAGGACTCACGGATGATGTTGCGGTGGATGCCGTCGTAGGTGCCCGGGATGCCCTGCTGGGCCATGACGTCCAGCGACTCCCGGATCCAGCCGTCGAGGTCGTCCGTGTAGGTCTTCGCGGTGGCCGGGGTGACGGCGGAGGCCGTGGTCGTTTCGGCCGCCGCGGCCGTCCCGGCCGGGGCGTCGGCGTTCTTCGTGCCCACGGTCAGCTCGAGGCCCGGACGGATGAGCGCCGGGTCGTCGCCGATGACCGCGCGGTTGGCCTTGTACAGCTTCTTCCAGTCGCCCGTGGTGTGCGCCTTGGCGATCTTGGACAGGGTGTCGCCCCCGGCCACCTCGTACGTGACCAGCGAGACCTGCGGAACCACGGCCGTGGCCGCTTGAGCCGTCTGGGCCGCCTGAGCCGCGTGGGTCGGCTGTGCGGCGTGGGCGCCGGTGGCCCCCACGAGGGGGAGCGCGAGCGCGGCACCGCCGGTCCCCGCGGCGACGATGCCACGGGTGAGGGTGCTCGTTCGGGGACGGCGGTGCTTGCCTCGTGAGGCCATGACGCATTCCTCTCCGGCGCCTACGAGGTGAGCTGTCGGGTTCGGGCGGGAGCTGCCCGGCCGCGTGCTGTACGCGACTGCACCCCGAGCCGTTCCGGGATTCGGACCGGCGACTTACCTGGGTTCCCCGCTCCTGCCGTACGCGAGTGAATGGGTGACTGGAATGTCCGGGCGGCGGCAGGATTAGGCGGTCCGTCCGGAGTGACGTGAACGTATGCGAGAGCACATGCCGCTAACAAGCCCCATATTCACGCCCCGGTGGTAATGACCAGCGAAGTCGACCGCGTATTCCTTGATCTATTCGGAATATGAACTTCAACTTGCTTTCTGCAAAGGGAAGTCGGGAGACCGGACAAAATGATCACTTCGGACAGACGTGACTCAATTCACGGTCACGGAAAGGGGGTGGGGGAAGCGTATGGTCAATTCGGTCAAGAAGGTATCTTCGGGGCATTCCGAAGTGCGGAATCCGGCTATTCGCGGACAGGCCCGCCGGGTCCGCCCCGGCCACGCGCGTGTGGCGCTTGTTTCCGCCGTCGCGGGGAACGCGGAAGACCTCGTGGGTTCTCCTCGCGGCGAGGGGTGCGGGGCGGGGGTGTGGGGGCGTGCGGATGTGACGGGCCCGTTCCGGGGCGTGCCGGCTGTCCGGATCGCATCCGTCATACCGGTGGATCCGGAACATACCGCCGGTGATCCGACCGCGCCCGATCCGGTCCATGGGGGCAAAAGGGACCAGGTGGAGTGTGTCCGGCAGGGCGACGGCAGGTGACGGGCGGGCGCTCATCGTGATCGAAAGACGACCGGATACGCTGACTTGAGTGCCACCAGCGACACATCGACAAACGCCTACAGCACCGAGCGCACCCAGCACACCCAGAGCATCCAGAGACCGCCGTTGAGAGCGTCAGCAGACAGGAGACCCTCGTGACCGTCGTCGGGCCGTTCGGGCTGAGCGTGCGGGACCAGGCTCTCGAAGCCGATGTCCAGGCCGGACTGACGGCTGTCGAGGAGGGACTGCTCGAGGCCACCAAGAGCGAGGTCCCGTTCATCACGGAGGCCGCGCAGCACCTCGTGCGCGCGGGCGGCAAGCGGTTCCGGCCGCTGCTCGTGATGCTCGCCGCCCAGTTCGGTGACCCGTACGCGCCGGGCATCGTGCCCTCGGCGGTCGTGGTCGAGCTGACCCACCTCGCCACGCTGTACCACGACGACGTGATGGACGAGGCGGACGTGCGCCGGGGGGTGCCCAGCGCCAACAGCCGCTGGGACAACTCGGTGGCGGTCCTCACCGGCGACTTCCTCTTCGCGCGCGCCTCGCACATCCTGGCCGACCTGGGCCCCGAGGCCGTACGCATCCAGGCGGAGGCCTTCGAGCGGCTGGTCACCGGCCAGATCCTCGAGACGGCGGGACCGCGTGACGGCCGCGACCCGGTCGACCACTACATGGACGTGCTCGGCGGCAAGACCGGCTCGCTGATCGCGGTGGCCGGACGCTTCGGCGCGATGATGTCCGGCGCCGACGAGACGGTGGTCGACGTGCTGACGCAGTACGGGGAGCGGCTCGGCGTCGCCTTCCAGCTCGCCGACGACGTGCTGGACATCGCGAGCGACTCGCGCGAGTCCGGCAAGACGCCGGGCACCGATCTGCGCGAGGGCATCCCGACGATGCCCGTGCTGCGGCTGCGCGAGCGCGTGGAGCGGCTGGGGCTCGCGGAGGACATCGCCCTGTCCGAGCTGCTCGCCTCCGACCTGACGGACGACGACCGGCACGCGGAGGCGCTCGCCAAGCTGCGCGTCCACCCCGCGCTGGACCAGGCGCGCCGCGACACCGTGCGGTACGCGGAGGACGCCCGCGCCACGCTGGCGCCGCTCCCGGAGTGCGACGCGAAGTCGGCCCTGGTGGAGCTGTGCGACGCGGTGGTGCACCGCGCGGGCTGATCCGCGCGAGGTGCCTGTGCCTGCGCCTGTGCCCGTACGACCCCTACGGGTCCGGGGCGGTGCGGTCCGCCTGTGTCATACCGCAGGTGTACACGGAGTTGGCTCCGAGGTCTGACGCTCCACGGCGGTCGATCTGGTCGAATGGGACACACCACTTCACAGGAGTTCGGGTGACAATGGCGGCCAGGGGTGGACGAGTGCGAGGACGGTAAGCCGCCGCCGACGACGGAGGTAGGGCACACATGGCACCGTACGAATCCGACGACAGCACGACCGGGGACGAGGCCGACGACATGCGCGCCGGCCGGCGCAAAGCCGCGCGGTACGTCGTTCCCGTCACGGTGGTGGGGCTGGCTGCGGCGACCATCGGGCTGGTCCCGGCGTTCGCGGGCTCCGGCGATCCCGACCTGCCGGAGGTCAGCGCCCAGCAGCTCATCGAGAAGATAGCCGCCTCGGACGTGCAGCAGCTGTCCGGCACGGTGAAGATCAGTACGGACCTGGGCCTGCCGGACCTCGGGGGCCTGGAGAGCAGCCTCGGCGGTGCGACGGCCGGCGGGGGCGGCGGCTCCGGCTCGTCCGCGGACCCGTCGTCCAAGCTGCTGGAACTGGCGTCCGGCACGCACACGCTGCGGGTCGCGTCCGACGGCGAGAACAAGCAGAAGCTGTCGCTCCTCGACAAGGCCGCCGAGTACAGCGTGATCCACAACGGCGACGAGGTGTGGGCGTACGACAGTGCGTCGAACGAGGTCTACCACACCGGGGACGCCTCCTCCGGATCCGCCGACTCCTCCGGAAAGGGGGCCGGGGACAGGGCGAAGGACGTGCCGGCCACGCCCGGGGAACTGGCCGAGGAAGCGTTGAAGGCGGCCGACGACACGACGTCCGTGACCGTCGACGGCACGGCGCAGGTCGCCGGCCGTGACGCCTACAAGCTGCTGATCAAGCCGAAGCAGTCCGGTTCGACGGTCGGCGCGATCTCCGTCGCCGTGGACGCGAAGACCGGTCTGCCGCTCAAGTTCACGCTCACCCCGGCGAGCGGCGGCGCGGCCGTCGTCGACGCGGGCTTCACCGAGGTCGCCTTCTCGAAACCGGCCGCGTCCACCTTCGACTTCACCCCGCCCAAGGGCGCGAAGGTCACCGAGGGCGACGAGCCGGCGTCCGGCGGCTCCGCCGACAAGGGCGACAAGCACGGCAAGCACGACAAGGGCAACAAGGGCA belongs to Streptomyces sp. V3I8 and includes:
- a CDS encoding HAD family hydrolase gives rise to the protein MAAPNAYSLIATDLDGTLLRGDDTLSDRSRTALAMAVGAGARHLVVTGRPAPRVRPLLEELGSRGLAVCGQGAQLYDAGANRMVWSVTLDRELAEVALGKIEAEVGEVYAAVDQDGVDGLTLIEPGYEMPHPTLPAVRVLRRDDLWTQPISKVLLRHPLLSDDELATAARGAVGSLASVTMSGPGTVELQPCGTTKATGLALAAEHLGLTSAQTVAFGDMPNDIPMFDWAARGVAMANAHPELKAVADEITLSNEDDGIAVVLERMFSDRPRPGPGPGTGRGAGPGSGQ
- a CDS encoding polyprenyl synthetase family protein, translated to MTVVGPFGLSVRDQALEADVQAGLTAVEEGLLEATKSEVPFITEAAQHLVRAGGKRFRPLLVMLAAQFGDPYAPGIVPSAVVVELTHLATLYHDDVMDEADVRRGVPSANSRWDNSVAVLTGDFLFARASHILADLGPEAVRIQAEAFERLVTGQILETAGPRDGRDPVDHYMDVLGGKTGSLIAVAGRFGAMMSGADETVVDVLTQYGERLGVAFQLADDVLDIASDSRESGKTPGTDLREGIPTMPVLRLRERVERLGLAEDIALSELLASDLTDDDRHAEALAKLRVHPALDQARRDTVRYAEDARATLAPLPECDAKSALVELCDAVVHRAG
- a CDS encoding sigma-E factor regulatory protein RseB domain-containing protein; protein product: MAPYESDDSTTGDEADDMRAGRRKAARYVVPVTVVGLAAATIGLVPAFAGSGDPDLPEVSAQQLIEKIAASDVQQLSGTVKISTDLGLPDLGGLESSLGGATAGGGGGSGSSADPSSKLLELASGTHTLRVASDGENKQKLSLLDKAAEYSVIHNGDEVWAYDSASNEVYHTGDASSGSADSSGKGAGDRAKDVPATPGELAEEALKAADDTTSVTVDGTAQVAGRDAYKLLIKPKQSGSTVGAISVAVDAKTGLPLKFTLTPASGGAAVVDAGFTEVAFSKPAASTFDFTPPKGAKVTEGDEPASGGSADKGDKHGKHDKGNKGNKGDEARPEGAGGIGGLGGEFQGLNVLGEGWGSIARFDTGGEGLPSQGSGGGDAGRFLDSLGDQVSGRFGSGTVFSTRLVNALITDDGKVYVGAVTKDALVKAADAAK
- a CDS encoding LysM peptidoglycan-binding domain-containing protein; amino-acid sequence: MASRGKHRRPRTSTLTRGIVAAGTGGAALALPLVGATGAHAAQPTHAAQAAQTAQAATAVVPQVSLVTYEVAGGDTLSKIAKAHTTGDWKKLYKANRAVIGDDPALIRPGLELTVGTKNADAPAGTAAAAETTTASAVTPATAKTYTDDLDGWIRESLDVMAQQGIPGTYDGIHRNIIRESSGNPQAMNNWDSNAVAGTPSKGLLQVIDPTFAAYHVSGTSLDPFDPVANITAACNYAAARYGSIDNVFGAY